GCCGGGTGGGGCAGCACGGTCTGGAGATCGTGATGGCGGTCGCGCAGGGTTTCGAGGCGCAGCGCGAGCCGGTGGGCAAGCGCATCACGGCCCGTATCGCCCTGGCCGACGATCCCGGCGGCGCCGTCACCGGACTCACCCCCCAGTAGCCACGAGGGTCACGGTCGCATCGAAGTGACCTTTTCCACACCTCAGGCAACCGTGTAGTCAGGTTGTATTCAGGCCGTCCGAGCCAACCTCGTCGCATGACAACGACAAGCGAAGCTCGGACAAGCCGCAGCGGGCGGCTGATGCTGAACAAGGTTCCCGAGGTCACCATCTGGTTCTGGGTGATCAAGATCCTGTGCACGACCGTCGGCGAGAGCTTCGCCGACTGGATCAACATGAAGCTCGGCGTCGGCCTCATGAACACCGCCTGGATCTTCACCGCGGTGTTCGTGGTGGTCCTGGGCGTCCAGCTGCGGCTCAAGCGGTACGTCCCCTTCCCGTACTGGCTGACCGTGGTCGTCGTCAGTGTCACGGGCACGCTGTACACCGACATCCTCACCGACCAGCTCAACGTACCGCTGTGGATCAGCTCCGCCGTGTTCTCGGTCCTGCTCGCCGTCGTCTTCGGCGTGTGGTGGCTGCGCGAGCGCACCCTCTCGATCCACTCCGTCACGACGCTGCCGCGTGAGTCGTTCTACTGGCTCGCCGTACTCGTCACCTTCGCGCTCGGCACCGCGACCGGCGACTGGACCCTCGAGCTCACCGGCTGGAGCCCCGGAGTCTCCGTCCTGCTGCCGCTCGGCCTCATCGCGGCGATCACGCTGCTGTGGAAGTTCGGTGCCAACCCGGTGCTCTCCTTCTGGCTCGCCTACATCCTGACCCGCCCGCTGGGTGCCAACATCGGCGACTGGCTCGCCTCCCCGAAGGTCGCTCAGCCGGGCGAGCCGACCGGTCTCGCGCTGGGTACCTTCACCACCAGCCTGATCTTCCTCGGCCTGATCCTGGCGACTGTCATCTACCTGACGGTGACGCGCTCCGACGTGACCGAGACGTACGACGCTGCGCACACTCCGCAAATCACCGCGAACCCGCGCAGGGAGCACATCGCGCTTGCGGGCTTCGGCCTCCTCGCCGTCTTCACCGGAAGTCTGTTGGTCTGGGCGCACAGCCAGCCGCACGTCGGCCCGGCGCCGGAGGAGGACGCCACCTCCACCGTCCACCTCGCCCCCGGCCAGGCCGTGAAGAAGTTCCCGTCCACGAAGGTCGACGCACTGAAGGCACTCGCGTCGACCTCGCTCAAGGACGCCCAGTCGGGGAACGCGAAGGGCGCCCACGCCGCTGCCCAGTCGCTGCGGGACCTCTGGGATGCCGACCAGCCTTCGCTGCAGCCGCTGGACAACACCGGCTGGACGTTCATCGACGCGCAGATGGACCAGGTCCTGAAGACCTTCGGCATTGACCACTCGAACCCGCCGATGTCACCGGCCCAGCAGGAGACCGCACTCAAAACTCTCCTCACGGACATGCGCTGACGAACCTGAGGTCAGCCGCCCTCTCGACCTGTGACCGACCTTGTGCTCCGCGCCGGTACGCAAAGCCCACCGGGTCAATTCGCCGTGCGGTCGCCGCTGTCCGGCGGCTGCCAGACGAGGACCGGAGTCAGCGCATCGAGCGTGGTGGCGCATCACCGCGTCCTCGTCGGCGGCCGCCAGCAAGCAAGTCTTCTCGCCCTGATCCACACCTGCACGGCGCGGTGAGGATCCGCTTTCGCGAAGGGCCTGGGGCCGGCGGCCCTCGGTTGCCCGCCGGCAATCCGCAACCCACGTGGATGAACATCACCGGACGGGGTAACTGGGCTGCTGTCCTGTAAAGCCCGTCCGAGGAGAACTTGTGAGCGAACCAGCAGGTCTGGGTGTCGAGGTGGCCGTGATCGGCTCCGACGCCGCGATCATCACCGTCTGCGGAGAGCTCGACGCCGACACCGGCCTCGTCCTTCAGCACCAGTTGGCAGGCCAGGTGGTGCATGGACGACGTCATCTGGTGCTGGACCTGGCGGGTGTGCCGTTCATGGACTCGTCCGGGCTGCGTGTCATCATCCGGACCATCAATGAGATGCGTAACGTCGACGGATCCGTGTCCCTGGCCGCGCCCACCGAGGTGGTGCGACGTGTGCTCGATCTGACCGGGGTCGGTATGAGCTGCCGGATATTCGACACCGTGGACGCTG
Above is a genomic segment from Streptomyces collinus Tu 365 containing:
- a CDS encoding STAS domain-containing protein codes for the protein MSEPAGLGVEVAVIGSDAAIITVCGELDADTGLVLQHQLAGQVVHGRRHLVLDLAGVPFMDSSGLRVIIRTINEMRNVDGSVSLAAPTEVVRRVLDLTGVGMSCRIFDTVDAACESLLGREDEAPDRSVRDTAAR